In the genome of Macadamia integrifolia cultivar HAES 741 unplaced genomic scaffold, SCU_Mint_v3 scaffold3189, whole genome shotgun sequence, the window ctcactcatggCCGCAGGTACATTTGCGATATCCTATTTCCCTCTCTTTCTAAAATATGTTGTATGATATACTTTCTTCATTAAATCCTTATCCTTCCATATTCAATCTACATCAGTCTAAATATTAGTTCTTTTGAAActcttttttctctccatctctttaTCTGTCTCGGTCTCACGTTCCCATTACCCTCTCTTTTATGGTATATTTACTCCATTAATTCCTCATCCCTGGATCTTATTTTTAGTAAGTTCTCCCATCAACAGCCATCCAGACCATTGCCTGCAAAATATTGAACAAATAATAACAGGTCTCGTGGTCTCTCTCCTGCAAATTAAATCgatcttcatttttttaggACTGGTGGATTGTGTGATTTCGTTGCTAGGTTTGAGGACGAAGAAGACCCACACGAAACATTTAGGCACAAAAATTATGAATTGGCCATCCAAGGGACTTTACACCTCCCCTTCTTGGGTATTGCATTACAAACCAATCTGATAGCTCAAGAATTCCCTATGGTGATTGTCTCCTTCTGAACAGGCTCTCTGTATGGCAGCAGTGCTAAAGGTATTTTTCCGGTAGAATCTCAACTCTTAACCTATTATTTCTATGCACCAAGGGTAGCTTTTGCTTTTAAGTAGAAGACTACAATGAGAGCTAAATGTATTTTCTGGTAGAATCTCAACTCTTAACCTATTATTTCTATGTACCAAGGATAGCTTTTGCTTTTAAGTAGAAGACTACAATCAGAACTAAATGCATTTTCTAGTAGAATCTCAACTCTTAAACTGATATTTGTTTACGTTGCAAATATTAGAATCAAGCAATTTTGTCATACCAGCATCTTCTCATTCACCATTGAAATCATTGTCTATAAagagttttccatttttcttctctatacTGGTTGTGATGCAAGCCCCTTAAACCCCAATCTCAAATAGAATGTTCTTTTCTAACTAGAAATAATATAGAAGGTTgttctccttttttgtttttattttttagatccCAGCAAATACGTTTCTATACCTTTCACATGTTGTAGTTGGTTGTAAGATATTACCATCTTAAAATAGGATTCACTATCAGGTTTCATCACTAACATTCTCAAAGGATAAAATTACATCATTTCTCcactttttctttctataattTTTGTTGCTAAATCTCCactttttctttcatgttttaTGATCTATAATTTTTGTTGCTAAATCTCCTTTAGATTCGACACAAAAATTGTATCATTGGACACACATTTCTTTCATTCTATCCATTCTCTATTATCTGTtatctgtttttctttgtttagcGATCAATTAATAGTTATTGAAACTATTTGTATGTTTACtacttacaaaaataaataaagttcaaatttggcatttttgttttatttcactaCTTTTTTTGGACTatttattggtaaaaaaaataaaataaaatcaaactctcttttatgggagagggataggtatgccgtcaATTTCAAGTATGCTAGTGGGTAGCACtaataggatcacatgatggagtatcattcaggaaggatacgagggtcatttcaaaaaaaagggaagagagagatagactcaatgggtgctagcatacttaaTATCGGTGGcgtacccaaccttttcccctctttttatttatgaaacaaAATCTTTCCTTTTACCTCCgatccattctctctctctctctctctccctctctctctcccacacaCAACAAATgccccacgtgcatttgcatgtgcGTATTTTGctcgtatatatatatatatatataatatttttcaaaaaagccataatttgaaattttagccaaaattaaaccaaatttgCGGAATAGAGAATTAATATTGAACATGGTTGCTGCTGACACAATGGTCAACTTAATTTATTATACTAAAGCAACACCAGACCAAGGACACTAAGCTACTTAAACTGATGAGTTCGGATTCAAACACAGAAGACTCTTTGATGATCACCATGGGAGGTGTTCATGGACTTTTGGAGCTAGAGGCTTTAGACTGCTGAGATTGGTGACTTTTGGAGCTAAAGGCTTTTGGTTCCTCAGATTTGTGACTTTTGGAGTTAGAGGCTTTAGACTGCTGTGGTTGCTTCCCTTGATCTGCTTGGTGGGCATAGAATGCGATGGCTTCATGGGTCCTTGCAATCTGAGCTTCTGTCTCACTTATTTGCTGTTCTAGTTGAGCTATGAGCCCAGAACACCCATGAACTGGATCCTCACGCCTGGTTAGAGCCTCAAAATACATTGACTCTATTGCTTGAGCTCGTTCATCATTATCTTCAACTTTCTAAGGAATTAAATGGAGAATATTGA includes:
- the LOC122067874 gene encoding LOB domain-containing protein 24-like produces the protein MNSRCAACIHFRRRCSPGCIFAPHFPSTEPDKFEVLHRHFGARNVAKFLKKVEDNDERAQAIESMYFEALTRREDPVHGCSGLIAQLEQQISETEAQIARTHEAIAFYAHQADQGKQPQQSKASNSKSHKSEEPKAFSSKSHQSQQSKASSSKSP